TGGTATAATCACCCTCTGAGAACACCCTTGCTcccgaaaaaaaaataataatgtgtaGTGGTCGTCATTAGAACAAGAAAGGCACAATATGCTGAGTAATATACAAAATGACACGATACATATACTCAAACCGTGGTCATGGAGAAACAATGTATACTGGAAATAACCAAGTCTGCTTCTAATACACCGCCCTGCATGAATATGGCAAGACCCTGTACTAGACACGGGGAGAAGACCGGAGAACAAGACAACTATGGGTGGACGGACCCCAAGTGTTCCGGCACTTGATCGACTTCATCAACGTAAGTGTTGAAGTGCAACTACATACGTACACAAACACATGCCcccacccctttaagtaaaaacacCTGTTTTCAGATGACAGGTCAAGCTGGTTAACACATGTGTCATGTGTGGGTTTCCTCAAGGTCCTCCGGTttgctcccacactccaaaaacatactggtaggtttattagattgtgggccccattggggacaggggccggTTTGTATAATACACATATCTATAATAGAAATGCATCCCAGTCACCTGTAATTTATTCATGCCAGGTCCTCTCGTAGCTGTCATCATAGATATGGTGACGGATTCAACTCTGAATCACCGATAAACACATAAACAGTACCAGCGGGGTGACCCGCAATGGAAAAGttgaaggggtcgtccacttgacctcatgatttttgtaatgtgttgttAAGTATGTGTGGGGAGGCAGGATGTTACTTACCTATATAAGGTGCCTTTGTGATGTTTTGGACCCCAGTAGCGGTGTGCAAGGTCAATTATTGTTTCAGGTTCTGGGAGGCGCAGGAAATGAGgtagagttgtccacacaacctccggtATGGCACAAAACCAGCTCACCACCCTGAATGGCCGGAAGTCCCtcttcactagcctcagtgaaaaagAGACTTGTAGCCAACTTATCGTTTGACAGCAGCCGcatccgtaacgggattatatcgcATTGGGAAGTCAACCCCAAGGTAGCAAGTATATAACTGAGACACGGACATGGGGATTCGTAGACTGAGATTTCAAGAGGGATAGTGAGGCGGGTGGTGACATAGCCCCCTCAATCTTGCTATAGTTTCCTATAATTTCATCAAAACATCTATTacacattcctgaccataaaatgaccgcagatggagggtcatgtgatctctatatgtccatgaccaattgccctgccaggaccttgatcctACCTACATTCATGAATGGCAGGCCGATTGTTCATGGAGAGATAGAAATCACATGACCTCTGTCTGCGGCcagtttatggtcaggaatctctggctaatGAGGTAATAGACAGGAGACAAGAAAGCGGCTCTCTAATCAGTCCTCTTAGTACGTGTCTACACTATCGTTTAtttcaaaattaaattaaaaaaaaaaattcatctatAATAATGAAGACAAGGCAAATGTTTAACATATACAGTGTATTCTTCACGCAAAATGACAACTTTTTAGcaactttttgcaaaaaaatgtaaatttaaaaattacatgaaaaagtGAAAACGATTAATGatgtaaaggtttttaaaaaaacaaaaggaagTGGCGCCCTTCACGTGTGAGCTCTTAGGTGTCTAACAAAACTTGATCTATAGGCGaaatatttcccacattccgagcacgaatatggcttctctcccgtgtgagttctcagatGTCTAACCAGATAGGATTTCAGAGAAAAACAAGCGCCACATTCGGAGCAGgagaacggcttctcccctgcgTGAATCTTTAGATGTGTATCAAGATTACATTTAttgctaaaacatttcccacattgtgaGCAgggatatggcttctcccctgcgtGAAGTTTCTGATGTGTAACAAGATATTTTTTCCGAGTAAAGtgtttcccacattctgagcagGAAAACGGTTTTATCCTTTTGTGAATCTTCTGATGTTCGACAAGAATATGTTTCCATGAGAAACATTTCGCACATTCCagacatgagaatggcttctctcctgtgtgtgtTCTCTGATGTATAAAAAGACTCGATTTCAGggcaaaacatttgccacattccaaacatgaaaacggcttctcccctgtgtgaattctctggtgtccaGCAAATTTGGACTTGCTGCTGaagcatttgccacattctgaacatgcgAATGGCTTCTTCTctttgtgagttctctggtgttcaACAAGAGTCGATTTTTGACTAAATCGTAGGCCACATTCGGAGCATGAAAACGGTTCGACACCTTTGTGCACGTTCTGATGTTCTACAAGATTTGTTTTCCTTGTGAAACTCTTGTCACATTCCGGACATGGATATGGCTTCTCtcttgtgtgagttctctgatgtataacgaGATTTGATTTTTGGataaaactttttccacattccagacatgaaaatggcttctcccctgtgtgaatcttCTGGTGTAGAGACAATTTTGAATTGCAGTTGAAGCATTTGCCACAGTCAGGACATATAAATTTCTTTTTGTGTGTTTTCTGATGCTCAACAAGTGTTGCTTTCTGGCTAAAGCATATGCCACATTCAGAGCATGAAAATGGTTTTGTGTGCCTTTTCTGATGTTCTACAAGACTTTTTTTCTTTGAGAAACACTTCTCACAATTCGGACACGAGTAAGGCTTCactcccgtgtgagttctctgatgtaaaACAAGGTTTGAACTTtggttaaaacattttccacattccaaacatgaaaatggtttctctcctgtgtgaattctctggtgtctaGCGAGAACGGATTTTCCAAtaaaacacttcccacattctGAGCACGGAAatagtttctctcctgtgtgaattctctggtgtctgACCAATTGTGACTCGAGGTTAAaagatttgccacattctgaacacgtaAGGGGCTTATtctctgtgtgagttctctgatgttcaacAAGAGTTGGTTTCTGAGTAAAGCATTTACCACTTTCTGGAGCAGAATCTGGTTTCTCTCCTTTGTGAATTTGCAGGTGTAAGTCCAGATTTGATTTTTGACTAAAATATTTGCCACTTTCTGtacacgaaaatggcttctctgtgtgaattctctgttgTTGATCAAGTTCTGCATTCCTGTCCGAAAATTTGCCACATTCCGTAGATTGAGATTTCTGCTTTCCTGTGCAAGATTCTTGATCCCTTCCATGTGTTTCATTTTGCTTTATGGTCTGTGACGAATCTGAAGATAGGACCTGGATAACAGAATCAGATGATGGACCTTCGGCGGCTGGGGGTATATCTGGGGTCATGGTATGCGCTTCACATGTATCTTGTGTGGCACAGGCATCATTTACTTTAAAGTCTGAAGATATTGGATGTTCCTCTGAGCTACTTGTAGAGttatcttacaaaaaaaaaaggataattttTCAATAACATACAAATTGATAGGTAAaaattagatacaatttggaacaTTTGTAAATAAATTATTAAGCAACTCAAAGGGGGGAAAGAGATTGTAGTGTATTATTAACCTCTGAACTGTAGCCCCATCTCCATATACACTGATGTCCTATAACACATTCAGATCAGTGGTCACTGCCTGGAGAGTGCTCCATGAGGAAGCCCCCTGGTGGTCTCCATATGGAGGTAATGGGCCAACACCCAGACAGCGCCCTCAGGGTTACTCCCAAGTCACCTGCATGACCTAGAGGGGAGGACAAGTACCTGCAAACCCCCAGGTTCCCGCGCGACTCCCACTAATATCCAATATCCCTGTAAAGTGTCAGAGAACCTAAACTATACATCTCATTTCTACAAGCCAACAGCAGAGTCATTTTTCATGAAGCTACAAAATCCTAAAAATCAGAGGTGACGGTTAACACAAGGATTTTTTTAGAATAGTAATAATCAAAATTCTTTACTTCTACATGACCGGTCACTACTCACCTGGGCGGATACCTGCAGGGACGTCCTCCTTacactcatcctcatcactcACAGACGTCTCTTCTTTTATGGTTACGGCTACAACATTGATACTGTCCAGATCATTGTCCTCATTCAGAAGCTGAGAAACAAATATTATAATAGTCAGAAGATGGAGAAGACGCAGGGAATCCAGCGCTACTTATCTCTGGGGGACATGGAGAAGATCCAGAGCACATGTCCTGTCTATggtcacctccgctcctccatctcctcctctcattacacaaGTATAAGACATATAATACTGAGGGATAAGACTGAAGACAAGGAGGTCACAGGCGTCTACAGGTCATAGGGGAGATCTCCACCTACCTGatcatcctgtggtagaagaggacggggacatctctccggggatCTTCTCTCCCTGGATGTGACTGTAGGGATCACATACAGAGACTAAATTCCTTCTTCTATACAGATAATGAGGGGACACGTGTctatagtcctgtctattacctggtgatgtgaggggccgggggtcctccatcatgacgtcctggtacagatccttgtgtccttctacatactcccactcctccatggagaaatagacagccacatcctgacaccttataggaacctgacacacacaatgggtACAGTCACCACCCGGCGCCTccagttactgtataatgtcccagcattcccagcagtgtcacctctccagtcagcagctccgccatcttcatggtcagttctaggatctcctgtacattcatctcctcatgtatcagggggtgagggggagaccccgggatggggtgcaggggtcccccccattcttcatacacaggggccggaCAGCGCTCACTAGACGTCTTCTTCACtaatgtgtaatcctggttatggggaGACACAGGAATAATATCACTACATACATGTCCGGGGTCACATGacccccagtcacatgacctgttaTTACCAGAGATAAcgaggtcatgtgacatcaccaggatctcacctctcctgtgagccggtagaggatctctagggtgaggtgTAGGACGGTCTCCGCCATCTTGTCCCGGTCTCTCTCCATCCCTGATGCGTCGCTCCGGAATATTCTCTGATACAGAAGATTCTAGATTGTAAGAAACggagaaaaacaaagaaaattttagaatccagAGAAAACCAGTGACTGGAGGATATTACAGGTAAGATGCAGTGTCACCACCTcccatatgcagtcccatgtaatgtacatccctctcctccctccagcctgcagtcccatgtaatgtacacccctctcctccctccagcctgcagtcccatgtaatgtacatccctctcctccctccatcttgcagtcccatgtaatgtacacccctctcctccctccagcctgcagtcccatgtaatgtacacccctctcctccctccagcctgcagtcccatgtaatgtacacccctctcctccctccagcctgcagtcccatgtaatgtacctccctctcccccctccagcctgcagtcctatgtaatgtacatccctctcctccctccatcttgcagtcccatgtaatgtacaccccctcctccctccagactgcagtcccatgtaatgtacacccctctcctccctccagcctgcagtcctatgtaatgtacatccctctcctccctccatcttgcagtcccatgtaatgtacaccccctcctccctccagactgcagtcccatgtaatgtacctccctctcccccctccagcctgcagtcctatgtaatgtacatccctctcctccctccatcttgcagtcccatgtaatgtacaccccctcctccctccagactgcagtcccatgtaatgtacacccctctccccctccagcctgcagtcccatgtaatgtacaccctctCCCCCTCGGGCGCTGTACACACCAGTACAATATCGCTGCTTCAGCTTCTTGTAGTTGCTCTAGAAATGTGATGTCAAGGAAAGGGGCGGGGACTCGCTAAGAATGGGCGTGTCTTTCCGCCTCACAAACCacatgaccagtgacatcacacctattTCTAGTGACTCCTTTGTAGCACCCTGCGCACTGACTGCGGCTGCGCCATCTGCTACTCCTGTTCTATGAGAGCACATGGTAGCTAGAAGCAGCAGCATgtacaggtgtaatatacagcaggaggcgccattgTCTCCAATATATAGTCAGGATCTTAATCTACAAGCAGGAGGGGAAACTGGCGGCTCCTCAGCCTCAGCTCCCACTGTGTATTATAAGCTTCACAGGGGGCTGAACCTGCTCCCCTGGGCTCCATCTCTGAGGTACTGGGTCCACTTCATCCCCTGACAATTCAGGTTGGGCCAAAGGTCTTGGAGGTCACATGATCCAGTGTCCTCTGCAGATTCTCTCCCTTACATATGCTGatatctgatcacttgttcaaattaaAACACTGATACTGATGTAATGTTTAGAGAGGGGGCACCGAAAGGGTTAAACATGAGGCTCGGCTGTCACATACAGCTACTGAACCTGTGTGATCCACATGATGTATTTCGGCCCAAACAGAAGCTCGCCATGATGTTCCCCAATGTCACGGTGGCATAAAGCGTTCATTGAATTTAAATGCTTTGCTATGTGGTATGAGGAGGTGATACAATAATAACATTATGGCCTTTAAATCTCTTTTATCACTTGATtattttaaggccccttccacacttgcgttgcagatcacgtcagagtctgatcagggtttggtcagtgaaaaacgcacattttgcatcagagtgcaatcagttttcagtcagagtttgttcagtgtctcagtttttcacgcgcgtttttgatgcaatttcaatgcgtttttcacgcgcagaaaatgcgcgtgaaatggactcagggctgagctctatccacAAAGCAATACGTTTGCTTTGTGGGTGCCCTCATAgggctgattgtaatggtaattcTGTATAAATTGCAATTATACAGTAATGTAAaattacccctttaaggcaaccacGAGGCTGATGTGGCCCTTGCTTAAAATGAGTTTGTAGTGATTAGACAATGAAGTCCGAAGAAATACACAGGTAAGTGCGTACGCGCTGCCCCTATAGCTAGAAGGTATTATGGAGGTAAACTCCTGAAAGAATATAAAGAATGTTTCTTATATAATAGGTTTATTTTTTCAATAGCGGACGACGCGTTTCAAGGACGaattgtcctcttcatcaggtccataaGCACTAAAAAAACATCGAACGAGATTGGGGGTAGGGGGGTAATACAAATAGATAGAAGCATAAGTACATTAAAAAATTTCAAAAGTACGTTAAAAAATTTTTTCGAAGATATACATAGATAAAATAGATGTGCAGGAGATTAAGAATATGTACAGGAAATTAAGAATATGTACAGAATTTCATAAAGTACAACAAAATGCATGATATAGATGACATAAAATACAGATGGTAAAGTGCATGGTGATGATGCTAGACAGGTCAGAACGGTGTCAGAGCGGTGTGACTGTCATAAACGAGAGGTAGGGTGTTTTAGGTATAGAGAACGGGGCTTACCTGGATATAATACTTTAGGGTATAACAGAGGGGGATACTGTATAGAAAGTATGGCAATCCTGCATAGGAAAAGGGATATGGGGTGAAGAGATATGGGGTAAATAGATGGAATGGGGGGAGGCTAAATCATAATGAGGGGTTAAACAAACCTGCAGAGTACTGGAACAGGATGTAGGGGCAGCGTCACTGGTAGTTAACCGGATGAATAGCTGTGGGTGGAGAATGATAGGGCTAAATGGGGGTGTGGAAAAAAtaaatacaggggggggggagatggagggcATGTGGAGCAGTACTCACAGTGGTCCGGCGGGAGGTGCGCGCTGCTCGCTGTAATCCAATGGTGTTGCGGGGAACACGGAGGGTTGTTTAAAAAGGCGCCCGAAAATGGCGCATGCGCGGAGCGGAGCGTccgatttttggcgcatgcgcagtaataaTTGTGGGGTGGAGCCTGAATAGATAGCGGTGGGTGGAGGGCGGGGAACGGGGAGGTGTAGGTAGGTAGGGGAATGGATGGGAGTGAGATATATGGACAgggaatggggagggtagaggTAAAGTTAATGGGTGGGAGGTACAGAGGGAGGGTACCATGGTGAATGCTATGTCTGGACTGTGACTGGTGTTAGGATGGTAAGAAATAATTATAATAGCAGCATCAGACATGTTGTTGGGCAGTAGATTAGTAATGGACAGTGGTAatattaaaagtatttattttttccaCACCCCCATTTAGCCCTATCATTCTCCACCCACAGCTATTCATCCGGTTAACTACCAGTGACGCTGCCCCTACATCCTGTTCCAGTACTCTGCAGGTTTGTTTAACCCCTCATTATGATTTAGCCTCCCCCCATTCCATCTATTTACCCCATATCTCTTCACCCCATATCCCTTTTCCTATGCAGGATTGCCATACTTTCTATACAGTATCCCCCTCTGTTATACCCTAAAGTATTATATCCAGGTAAGCCCCGTTCTCTATACCTAAAACACCCTACCTCTCGTTTATGACAGTCACACCGCTCTGACACCGTTCTGACCTGTCTAGCATCATCACCATGCACTTTACCATCTGTATTTTATGTCATCTATATCATGCATTTTGTTGTACTTTATGAAATTCTGTACATATTCTTAATTTCCTGTACATATTCTTAATCTCCTGCACATCTATTTTATCTATGTATATCTTCGAAAAATTTTTTTAACGTACTTTTGAAATTTTTTAATGTACTTATGCTTCTATCTATTTGTATTACTCCCCTACCCCCAATCTCGTTCGATGTTTTTTTAGTGCttatggacctgatgaagaggacaattCGTCCTTGAAACGCGTCGTCCGCTATTGAAAAAATAAACCTATTATATAAGAAACATTCTTTATATTCTTTCAGGAGTTTACCTCCATAATACCTTCTAGCTATAGGGGCAGCGCGTACGCACTTACCTGTGTATTTCTTCGGACTTCATTGTCTAATCACTACCTACCCATTTGACCGCAGACACTCCTGCGTCCCACAGGGTCCGCAGCAGCCCCCCATATCTTCTCTCTACCCTTCTCTCCATATCTTACCTCTATTACCCTACCACCACATACCCCCAAAACTACTACCTTCCTCCCCCCCTGAGGCGCCACGTGCCCCCCCAATACTATATCTAGTCCGGACCCACATAGGGACCCCGGTAGGAGGACACCCAACAGGAGACCTCCATTTTTTACACGTTAGGCTGCCTTCAGCTATTAGCCCAATCCACAACCTCACCTAAGCATGGACTACTACAACTCCAGATGGATAAACCGAGAGAATCTGATACACAAACTATCAGTTTCCAACAAATCCACCCTCGCCACCTCCTCAGAAGAACAGCATGCTTCACAGATAAACACAAAAAAGATGACAGACCTCTTTCTCCTTCTGGAAGATGCCTGTAAAAAGGAGATTCAACACTCCATAGATATTGCCTTTCTCAAAATCTACCTAAAAGAGAAAATTACTCCAAGAGGCCTTAGACTACCATTCAAATCCCCTTTTCCCGATGACACATATTTTTCTCAAGATTGGGAACGGTACCTCGAAACCTGCTCATTGGGTCTGATAGATAGACTCATACAAAAAAGATCCCGAATGGTCGATACCAACACTGCATCTATTGATGCAATTAAGAACGATCTGGAACAGTATATTGACCATAGCGATTATTCCAGCTTAAACGTCTCCATTTCCAACAGGCTCCGCTCACTTGAATATTCCCTAGTCtccaaaaaatcaaaaaaactcACACGAGACC
The DNA window shown above is from Engystomops pustulosus chromosome 1, aEngPut4.maternal, whole genome shotgun sequence and carries:
- the LOC140118294 gene encoding uncharacterized protein, producing the protein MERDRDKMAETVLHLTLEILYRLTGEDYTLVKKTSSERCPAPVYEEWGGPLHPIPGSPPHPLIHEEMNVQEILELTMKMAELLTGEVPIRCQDVAVYFSMEEWEYVEGHKDLYQDVMMEDPRPLTSPVTSRERRSPERCPRPLLPQDDQLLNEDNDLDSINVVAVTIKEETSVSDEDECKEDVPAGIRPDNSTSSSEEHPISSDFKVNDACATQDTCEAHTMTPDIPPAAEGPSSDSVIQVLSSDSSQTIKQNETHGRDQESCTGKQKSQSTECGKFSDRNAELDQQQRIHTEKPFSCTESGKYFSQKSNLDLHLQIHKGEKPDSAPESGKCFTQKPTLVEHQRTHTENKPLTCSECGKSFNLESQLVRHQRIHTGEKLFPCSECGKCFIGKSVLARHQRIHTGEKPFSCLECGKCFNQSSNLVLHQRTHTGVKPYSCPNCEKCFSKKKSLVEHQKRHTKPFSCSECGICFSQKATLVEHQKTHKKKFICPDCGKCFNCNSKLSLHQKIHTGEKPFSCLECGKSFIQKSNLVIHQRTHTREKPYPCPECDKSFTRKTNLVEHQNVHKGVEPFSCSECGLRFSQKSTLVEHQRTHKEKKPFACSECGKCFSSKSKFAGHQRIHTGEKPFSCLECGKCFALKSSLFIHQRTHTGEKPFSCLECAKCFSWKHILVEHQKIHKRIKPFSCSECGKHFTRKKYLVTHQKLHAGEKPYPCSQCGKCFSNKCNLDTHLKIHAGEKPFSCSECGACFSLKSYLVRHLRTHTGEKPYSCSECGKYFAYRSSFDLLHHLRSHTGEKKYHCTECGKLFNHKSELYRHLRSHTGEKPYPCSECGKCFTKKSDVARHQRIHTGEKPFSCSECSKCFNQKSELDRHERNHTGEKPFSCSQCGKCYSQNSILLRHQRIHSVEKTFSCQACGKCFSQKKYLLQHERTHTGEKPFSCSECGKCFHLKSDLVRHQRIHTGEKPFLCLECGKCFTRKESLVEHQTIHKGAKPFPCPVCGTCFNQKSDLVKHQRIHTGEKPFTCTECGKYFTQKSNLVTHQRTHTGEKPYSCSECGKCYTHRTYLVKHSKTHT